The genomic stretch CACATGCGGGCCACATGGATCGTCATGGCCAGTTTGATCTGCGTCCTGACGGCACCAGTGCTGCGGGCGCAACCGGGCCCAGACGCCTTCTCGGCCGCGTTTCCCGCGCTGCGCGTGCTCGACGTTGCCCGCGCGATTGAGCTGGACAGTTCCGCCGCCGAGGTCATGGACCATCTGACCGCTGTGCCCTGGCTGTCCATCGAGGAGCCGCGCCCGCTGCCCAACGGCGTGAGCCAGCTCATCGTGGCCGTGCCAGAGGACGAGGATTGCATGCCGCGGGGGGCAGCCATGGTGTGCAGCTCCATCCGCGTCGTGCTGATGAACGACCCGCAGCGCGGCATGCGCGTCAGTCGCGTCGAAGCCTTCGAGACCTTGGACAGCACGCGGACCGTGAGCGAGGTCTTCAGCAATGCGGCCCGCGGCCTCGGCCCTCCCCTGCAGACCGAGAGCTGGGGCGACCAGATCCGCGGCCTGCCGCGCAGCGTCTGGCGCCAGCGCTGGCGTCCGGATGCGAGCGAGGGCACCTTCATGGAGGTGATCGTCACGGCGGTGCAGCCGCCCGAACTGGCACTCGGCCTGCCGGATCCCTCCAGCCCGGCGGCGGGCGTGGGCTTCGTGCTGGTGGACCCGCAGCTGGAAGACTCGACGATGATGGCGCGGCGCCGCTCGATCTGCCAGCCAGGCGTGCCCGGCTGCAGCTGAGGCCGGGTCTTTCCTGCGTCGTCCGACTATGGCCATCCGCCGCCGGCGCGCGCCCGCATCATCCGTGGCGTGATCCAGTTGGCGCCACCGCGACGCCTTCTTCGCCTCGGCGTGAAAGGGCAATCCTCCAGGATGCTGGCAACCCTATCGCCCAGTCCAAAACGCTGGTGGCGAATGCGCGTGTGAGAGGGCAGCGCCCTCGCCCATGACGCCCCCGGAACCCTCTCAGGCCATCGCGTAGAGCAGCAGCAGGGTCTCCTGCAGCAGGCTCTGATTATCGTCCGAAATCAGCGCCACCAGAAGTCGACCGCCATGTCGCGCCACGGCCACGCCCTCCCAATTCTCCGCGGGCGCATCGGGCGGCAGATCCAGCCAGGTCTCGGCCAGGAAGGGCCCCGGGCCACGCAGCATCGCGGCCGGGAGATGCGCGAGGCGGGCCGTGAAGCCGCCAAACAGGGAAAAGCGACGTTCCAGGACCAGGGCGCCGCCATCGGGCAGGCCGGCGAGGTCGGTCGGCTCCAATCCGGGGGCCGGCATGTAGCTCGCCGGCTGCCAGGCGATGCCCGGACCCTGACGGGTGCCCAGCCAGGCGGCGCGGCTCTCCGGCCCCGCTTCACCCGGCAGTTGCTCGGCCAGCGCCAGCAGGCGCCCATCGCGAAGCAGGCCAAGACCCTCCAGCCCGCCATTATGCGGTGCCTCGGCCAGGCCCGGCGGCAGTTCAACGGGCTGGCCCGGCCCCCCCAGGTCCCGGTAGCGCAAAATCCGATGCCGACGCTCGAAGCCGACCAGCCATTCGCCATTGGCCAGGCGCACCAGGCTCTCCGCATCGCCCTGGCCACCGCGGCGCAGCACAGCCCCGGCCGCATCGCGCAGCGGCCCATGCCGCACATCGCCAAGGCCGATGAGCCGCCCTTCGCGCAGCAGAAGCGGCGCGCGCCACCAGCGTCCAAGATCACTGATGGCGGTCAGCGTCAGATCGGGCGCAAGATGCAGCCCAGAAAAGCCGCCAAAGCCCCAGGCCGGCGTATTCAGCCGCAAGGCCCCCAATGGCGTCAGGAACGGCCGGGCCGGCAGGCCGAGCGGCAGGGGCGCAGCCGTGCTCGCTCCCGCATCGGCGGCGCAGGCGGGCAGCAGGGAAAGCCCCGCCAACAGGGCGGTGCGGCGGTTCAGGTGATCCGTGGCGCCGGGCCGCGCGGCCCGGTCAGAGGATGGCAGGTGCGCGCTCCGCGGCGGCGCGGTGCCAGGCCTCGGCAGCATCCTCGTCAAACAGCTCGGCGAGCTTCTTCATCATGGTGCCGCCCAACTCCTCGGCATCCACGATGGTGACGGCGCGGCGGTAGTAGCGCGTGACGTCATGGCCGATACCGATGGCGATCAGCTCCACGGCGCTGCGGCTCTCGATCTCCTTGATCACCTCGCGCAGGTGGCGCTCCAGGTAATTGCCGGGATTGACCGAGAGCGTGCTGTCATCCACCGGCGCGCCATCGCTGATCACCATGAGGATGCGGCGATGCTCGGTACGGGCCAGGATGCGGCGATACGCCCAGTTCAGCGCCTCGCCATCAATGTTTTCCTTGAGCAGCCCCTCGCGCAGCATCAGGCCGATGGCGCGGCGCGAGCGGCGCCAGGGCGCATCGGCGCCCTTGTAGATGATGTGGCGCAGATCATTCAGCCGGCCCGGATTGCGCGCCTTGCCCTCCTGCACCCAACGCTCGCGAGACTGCCCGCCCTTCCAGGCGCGCGTGGTGAAGCCGAGGATCTCGACCTTCACGCCGCAACGCTCCAGCGTGCGGGCCAGGATATCGGCGCACATGGCGGCCACGGTGATGGGCCGGCCGCGCATGGAGCCCGAATTGTCAATCAGCAGGGTCACCACGGTATCGCGGAAATCCGCCTCCCGCTCCCGCTTGTAGGACAGCGAGAGCGTGGGGTTCGCCACCACGCGGGCCAAGCGCGCAACGTCGAGGATGCCTTCCTCCAGGTCGAAATCCCAGGCGCGCTGCTGCTGCGCCATCAGGCGGCGCTGCAGGCGATTGGCGAGCTTGGAGACGACGCCCTGCAGATGCTGCAACTGCTGGTCGAGCTGCTGGCGCAGACGTGTCAGCTCATCCGCGTCACACAGGTCATCGGCTTCCACCACCTCGTCGAACTGGGTGGAGAAGGCGCGATAGCGCGTCGTGTCGTCGGTCTGCGGGACTTCCTTGCGGGCCTGGGGGCCGCCGGGCTTCTCATCGCCCTCGGCGGCCGCACCTTCTTCCTCGCTATCCTGCGCTTCCTCGTCGGCGGCCTCGCCTTCCATGCTCTCGGGCTCGGCGCCCTGCATGGATTCCTGCTCCTGGCTCTGCGCCTCGCCGGCGCTGGCCTGGTCCTGCTGGGAGGATTGATCGCCGCCCTCGTCGCCTTCCTCATCCTGGTCGGCTTCGCTCTCCATCTCGGCCTCGGCGAGGTCGAGTGCCGTGAGCAGCTTGCGGGCGGCGCGGGCGAAGGATTCCTGATCCTCGGTGGAGGAGACCATTTCCTCCATCGCGGCCGCGGCCTTTTCGTCCAGGCTGTCGCGCCACATCTCCAGGATGCGGGTCGCGGCGGCGGGCGAAGGCTCGCCCGAGATGCGCTCGCGCGCCATGAGGGAGAGGGCGGTGTGCAGCGGAAGCTGGTCCTTCCGCGTCATCCGGTCATAGCCCTCGGATTCGCATTCCTCCGAGAGGCGAGCGCGTAGATTCGCCGCGACGCCGGACATGTGGCGGGAGCCCACGGATTGCACGCGCACATCTTCCAGCGCGTCGAACACCTCCCGCGCTTCCTTGCGCGAGGGGGCGCGGGCGGCGTGGGTCGCTTCGTCGTGATGGCGCAGCTTCAGCGCCACGGCATCGGCGGCACCGCGCAGCTTCGCCATTTCGGCGGGCGGCAGGCTGCGCGTGGGCAAGGGCAGGCGCGCGCGCTTGCCCGAGACACCGGCCGGGCCGGGCTGGAAGGCGACCTGCACTTCGGTCTGCTGCGCGATGGCACGGACCACGCCGGCCGTCGCGCGCTTGAATTCTTCCTGGCGGGTGAGGTCCTGCTTGGTCACATCACCCCGCCTTCTTGTAGAGTCCCGTCGCGATCTCGGCGTTGAAGCAGCGCTGATAGTATTCCGCCACCGTCGAACGCTCGGCCTCATCGCATTTGTTGAGGAAGGTCAGGCGGAAGGCGAAGCCGATATCGCCGAAGATGCGCGTGTTATCCGCCCAGGTGATGACGGTGCGGGGCGACATGACGGTGCTGATATCGCCCGCGATGAAGCCGGCGCGCGTCAGGTCGGCCAGCGCGACCATGGCTTCGACCTGCTTCTTCATCTTGGGATCGGTCGTGCCGATCTTGGCCATGACGATCTCGGTCTCCTGCGCATGCGGCAGGTAGTTCAGCGTCGCCACGATGTTCCAGCGGTCCATCTGGCCCTGATTGATCTGCTGCGTGCCGTGATACAGGCCGGTCGTATCGCCCAGGCCCACCGTATTCGCCGTGGCAAACAGGCGGAACATCGGGTGCGGGCGGATCACGCGGTTCTGGTCGAGCAGGGTCAGCTTGCCCTCGACTTCGAGCACGCGCTGGATCACGAACATCACATCCGGGCGGCCGGCGTCATATTCGTCGAACACCAGGGCGCAGGGATGCTGCAGGGCCCAGGGGAGGATGCCCTCGCGGAATTCGGTGATCTGCTTGCCATCCTTCAGCACGATGGCGTCCTTGCCGATCAGGTCGATGCGGCTGATGTGGCTGTCCAGGTTCACGCGGATGCAGGGCCAGTTCAGCCGCGCCGCCACCTGCTCGATATGGGTGGATTTTCCGGTGCCGTGATAGCCCTGGATCATCACCCGGCGGTTATGCGCAAAGCCCGCGACGATGGCGAGCGTCGTCTCCCGGTCGAAGCGATAGGAGGGGTCGAGCTCGGGCACATGCTCGGTGCGGACCGAATAGGCGGGCACCTCCATATCAATGTCCACGCCGAAGACTTCGCGCGCGCTCACGGTGATATCCGGCAGGTTGATCGCCGAGGTTGGGCTCACGTCGCCAGATTGGGCCAGCTTGGTCATCACGCTTCCGCTTCGTTCAATGGAGGTGGGCACATCAGTTATGGTGAATGTTAGGGCAGGCCATGGGATTGGGCTACCCAGGCCGCCGGAAACACGTGGCAGTCATCCGGCATGGGCCGGTTGCGCCGCGGAGACCGCGCGCCCGACCCGCTGCCGCAGCAGCGAATAGGCGCGATTGATATCCTTCAGCCGGTCCTCGGTGCTGCGATCGCCGCCATTGGTATCCGGGTGGTAGCGCTTCGCGAGTTCCTTGTAGCGCGCCTTCAGCGTCGCGGGATCGAGCGGCCATTCGAGTTCGAGCAGGCCGAGTGCGGCGCGCAACTCCGCCGGCGCCTCGCTGCGCGGCGGGGTGCGGCGCTTCTCGTGCAGCGCCGTCTCACGCAGGATACCGAGCGGGTCCACCATGCGCTCCGCATCCAGGCGCATGCCGCCAAGGCGCCCCAAGGGCCAGGTGGGGCGCTGCCAGCCGGTATCCGAGCGGATGGAGGTCTCGATATCGCCCGGGCCCATGCCGCGGTAGAAATCCCAGCCGGAATTGTACTGGCGCACATGTTCCAGGCAGAACCAGAGATATTCCCGCAGGCTGCGGTCTTTGGGCGCGCGGAACTCCCCGGCCGCCGCGCAGCCGGGCGCATCGCAGCCCCGGGGGGGGGCCTTCGGGTCGGTCTGGGGTTGGAAGCTCGCGCGTCGCGCCATCAGAACTTTATGGGTGCGACATCCGGGCTTGGCAACGGCGAAGACATGGAGGAATCTCGGCGGCATGGACAATCGCGCCGACCGCATCCGTGCCGCCCTCACCGCCGGCTTCGCCCCCCTTCGGCTGGAGGTGGCGGATGACAGCGCCAGCCATGCCGGCCATGCCGGCGCCGCGCCGGGTGGTGAGACGCATTACAGCGTTGTTCTGGTGAGCGAGGCTTTCACGGGCATGAACCGCGTGGCGCGCTCCCGCGCGGTGCATGCCGCGGTGGATGCCGAATTCGCCACCGGGCTGCATGCGCTGGCCCTGACGCTGCGCGCCCCGGCCGAAGCAGCCTAGCCCGGGCATCACGGGATGATTGAAGACGCCTGACCGAAGGTGCAGGAAACTCAGCTTGCTGCGGGGGGTTTCCTGCCGGGGTGAGGGGCAGCGCCCCTCGATTTCTCCCAAGCCAGCCGCGGCCGCGGTCATTCCAGCCGCAACCCCTCGCAAGACAACGCCATTTTCGCTAAGCTCCGCCGCAGAAAAAGCCGACGGAGAAACGCCCATGACCCATTTCGAACGCCGCGCCCTGCTGGGTGCCGGCCTGGCGCTGGCCATGCCGGCGTTGGCCCGCGCCCAGACGGTCCCGCGCAATGCGCGCATCGTCATCGGTTTTCCGGCCGGCGGCAGTTCCGACATCGTCGCCCGCATCTATGCCGAGCGGCTGCGCGGCATCTTCGCGCCCAACCTCATTGTCGAGGGCCGGGTGGGGGCCGCCGGGCGCATTGCCGTGGAATTCGTGCGCGATGCCGAGAAGGACGGCACCACCTATCTGCAGACGCCGGCCTCCATGCTGACCTTGCAGCCGCACATCTTCCCGCGCGATGTGCGCTATGACGCCCTGACCGACCTCATCCCCGTCAGCACGGTCTGCACCTTTCCCTTCGCCTTCTGCATTCCGATGACGCATCCGGCGCGCAACCTAGCCGAATTCGCCACCTGGGCGCGGGCGCAGCCCAATGAGATTCCCTTCGCCTCGCCCGCGGCCGGCGCCTCGCCGCATTTCATGGGGCTGATGCTGGCCCAGGCGCTGGGTATCCGCATGACGCATGTGCCCTATCGCGGCTCGGTGCCGGCGGTGCAGGATCTCATCGCCGGGCGGCTCAATGCCTTCATGGGCGTGCTGGGGGATGTTTCGCCGCAAAACGGCGTCGGCCTTCGCATGCTGGCGATCTCCTCGGCCACGCGGAACCCGCGCTTTCCCGATGTGCCGACGTTCCAGGAACTCGGCCATCCGGCACTGACCAAGGATGAATGGTTCGGCGCGCTGCTGCCGGCCGGCACCCCGGCACCGGTGGTGCAGGGCCTCTTCGCGGCTATCACCCAGGTGGGCACCACGCCCGAGATGCGAGCCGCGCTGGAGCGGCTGGATTTCAGCCCCGGCGTTTCGGCCAGCCCCGCCGCCTTCGCCACGCGCATCCGGACCGAGCGGGAGGAATGGGGGCCGATCGTCCGCGCCTCCGGCTTCACGCCGGAATAGCCGTGCGGGGCGTTTTGCCCCCGCCCGCGCCCTTTCCGGGCCGAATGAGCCCAACCCGTTGACTTG from Sediminicoccus sp. KRV36 encodes the following:
- the cobS gene encoding cobaltochelatase subunit CobS codes for the protein MTKLAQSGDVSPTSAINLPDITVSAREVFGVDIDMEVPAYSVRTEHVPELDPSYRFDRETTLAIVAGFAHNRRVMIQGYHGTGKSTHIEQVAARLNWPCIRVNLDSHISRIDLIGKDAIVLKDGKQITEFREGILPWALQHPCALVFDEYDAGRPDVMFVIQRVLEVEGKLTLLDQNRVIRPHPMFRLFATANTVGLGDTTGLYHGTQQINQGQMDRWNIVATLNYLPHAQETEIVMAKIGTTDPKMKKQVEAMVALADLTRAGFIAGDISTVMSPRTVITWADNTRIFGDIGFAFRLTFLNKCDEAERSTVAEYYQRCFNAEIATGLYKKAG
- a CDS encoding esterase-like activity of phytase family protein yields the protein MAGLSLLPACAADAGASTAAPLPLGLPARPFLTPLGALRLNTPAWGFGGFSGLHLAPDLTLTAISDLGRWWRAPLLLREGRLIGLGDVRHGPLRDAAGAVLRRGGQGDAESLVRLANGEWLVGFERRHRILRYRDLGGPGQPVELPPGLAEAPHNGGLEGLGLLRDGRLLALAEQLPGEAGPESRAAWLGTRQGPGIAWQPASYMPAPGLEPTDLAGLPDGGALVLERRFSLFGGFTARLAHLPAAMLRGPGPFLAETWLDLPPDAPAENWEGVAVARHGGRLLVALISDDNQSLLQETLLLLYAMA
- the cobT gene encoding cobaltochelatase subunit CobT, translated to MTKQDLTRQEEFKRATAGVVRAIAQQTEVQVAFQPGPAGVSGKRARLPLPTRSLPPAEMAKLRGAADAVALKLRHHDEATHAARAPSRKEAREVFDALEDVRVQSVGSRHMSGVAANLRARLSEECESEGYDRMTRKDQLPLHTALSLMARERISGEPSPAAATRILEMWRDSLDEKAAAAMEEMVSSTEDQESFARAARKLLTALDLAEAEMESEADQDEEGDEGGDQSSQQDQASAGEAQSQEQESMQGAEPESMEGEAADEEAQDSEEEGAAAEGDEKPGGPQARKEVPQTDDTTRYRAFSTQFDEVVEADDLCDADELTRLRQQLDQQLQHLQGVVSKLANRLQRRLMAQQQRAWDFDLEEGILDVARLARVVANPTLSLSYKREREADFRDTVVTLLIDNSGSMRGRPITVAAMCADILARTLERCGVKVEILGFTTRAWKGGQSRERWVQEGKARNPGRLNDLRHIIYKGADAPWRRSRRAIGLMLREGLLKENIDGEALNWAYRRILARTEHRRILMVISDGAPVDDSTLSVNPGNYLERHLREVIKEIESRSAVELIAIGIGHDVTRYYRRAVTIVDAEELGGTMMKKLAELFDEDAAEAWHRAAAERAPAIL
- a CDS encoding J domain-containing protein, whose protein sequence is MARRASFQPQTDPKAPPRGCDAPGCAAAGEFRAPKDRSLREYLWFCLEHVRQYNSGWDFYRGMGPGDIETSIRSDTGWQRPTWPLGRLGGMRLDAERMVDPLGILRETALHEKRRTPPRSEAPAELRAALGLLELEWPLDPATLKARYKELAKRYHPDTNGGDRSTEDRLKDINRAYSLLRQRVGRAVSAAQPAHAG
- a CDS encoding BolA family protein, whose protein sequence is MDNRADRIRAALTAGFAPLRLEVADDSASHAGHAGAAPGGETHYSVVLVSEAFTGMNRVARSRAVHAAVDAEFATGLHALALTLRAPAEAA
- a CDS encoding tripartite tricarboxylate transporter substrate-binding protein, with the protein product MTHFERRALLGAGLALAMPALARAQTVPRNARIVIGFPAGGSSDIVARIYAERLRGIFAPNLIVEGRVGAAGRIAVEFVRDAEKDGTTYLQTPASMLTLQPHIFPRDVRYDALTDLIPVSTVCTFPFAFCIPMTHPARNLAEFATWARAQPNEIPFASPAAGASPHFMGLMLAQALGIRMTHVPYRGSVPAVQDLIAGRLNAFMGVLGDVSPQNGVGLRMLAISSATRNPRFPDVPTFQELGHPALTKDEWFGALLPAGTPAPVVQGLFAAITQVGTTPEMRAALERLDFSPGVSASPAAFATRIRTEREEWGPIVRASGFTPE